In Plodia interpunctella isolate USDA-ARS_2022_Savannah chromosome 9, ilPloInte3.2, whole genome shotgun sequence, a single genomic region encodes these proteins:
- the LOC128672532 gene encoding synaptic vesicle glycoprotein 2A-like has translation MEGPSDKTASDRSEKANEVFFEDAFEVVGHGRFNYIVLLTSGLIMLNVSMESVGMSYAITAAECELNLTSEHKGLVNAAAFIGIISTSFLWGYFGDRLGRRAVMLPALIASAVFSVASSFAVDVWMLMLLRMLTGCLVSASSATVYAYLGEMHMNSRRASAIAWGSVFISFSFITLPGLAWLIIPGKWSFTLFNFTVVPWRVFVWSWCAPGLVAALLLLFLPESPRYLLAVKGPDAALPVLARMYAWNHGSSVDKFPVEKIVLTNMDSEKPTGFTGAIKNIGLMFRPPLLRCVFISHISMFSVFMLSSGLYVWVPELLNNILKNTSEKSVTICEIIEEKIKKTEVTSCSSEVSVGVFPVSMAMGAVFALTYLAIGMFINKIGKKRLYCGIMIICGAATVGAALVPQGGAATALLILALCSGCAASILPAIAVDVFPTCLRAMAMCVMYMVGRTGAAVGSYLLGATMNTHCLAAFIIFGSISMGSTLLMIFWPKPEGVREKMELKGLTY, from the exons atggaagGTCCAAGTGATAAAACAGCCAGTGATAGGAGTGAAAAGGcaaatgaagtattttttgaagACGCTTTTGAAGTTGTTG GACATGGCCGCTTCAACTACATAGTCCTGCTGACCAGCGGTCTGATAATGCTGAACGTGTCGATGGAGTCTGTGGGTATGAGTTACGCCATCACTGCGGCCGAGTGTGAGCTCAACCTGACTAGTGAGCACAAGGGGCTAGTAAATGCTGCCGCTTTTATTG GTATTATAAGCACGTCCTTTTTATGGGGCTACTTCGGAGACCGTCTCGGGAGACGAGCAGTCATGTTACCAGCTTTGATTGCGTCTGCCGTCTTCTCTGTGGCGTCATCCTTCGCTGTTGATGTTTGGATGTTAATGCTTTTGAGGATGCTCACTGGATGCCT CGTATCAGCATCCAGTGCAACAGTGTACGCGTATTTAGGGGAAATGCATATGAATTCGAGACGAGCGTCCGCCATCGCTTGGGGGTCTGTCTTCATCTCATTCTCATTTATCACCCTACCAG gtCTAGCCTGGCTAATAATACCAGGGAAATGGTCCTTCACTCTATTCAACTTCACCGTGGTACCTTGGCGGGTGTTCGTATGGTCTTGGTGTGCGCCTGGTCTAGTGGCCGCTTTACTTTTGCTGTTTCTGCCTGAGAGTCCTCGGTATTTGCTCGCGGTGAAGGGACCTGATGCCGCCTTGCCTGTGCTGGCGAGGATGTACGCGTGGAACCATGGCTCCTCTGTTGATAAGTTTCCA GTGGAGAAAATAGTCCTCACGAACATGGACAGCGAGAAGCCGACTGGCTTCactggtgcaataaagaacATAGGACTGATGTTCCGTCCGCCGTTGCTTAGATGTGTCTTCATATCGCATATATCTATGTTTTCTGTATTTATGTT GTCCAGTGGATTGTACGTTTGGGTACCGGAGTTACTGAACAATATTCTGAAGAACACAAGTGAGAAAAGTGTTACGATTTGTGAAATCATCgaagagaaaattaaaaag acTGAAGTGACATCTTGCTCGTCCGAGGTTTCAGTGGGCGTGTTCCCCGTCTCCATGGCTATGGGAGCAGTTTTTGCTCTCACATATCTTGCCATTGGGATGTTCATCAATAAGATTGGCAAAAAGAGGCTGTATT GTGGAATCATGATCATATGCGGCGCAGCAACAGTGGGAGCCGCTTTAGTCCCTCAAGGTGGTGCCGCCACAGCTTTGCTCATCCTGGCATTGTGCTCTGGATGTGCAGCCTCCATACTTCCTGCGATTGCTGTCGATGTCTTCCCTACTTGTCTCAG AGCCATGGCCATGTGTGTGATGTATATGGTTGGTCGGACAGGCGCTGCCGTGGGCTCCTACCTTCTTGGAGCCACCATGAATACCCACTGCTTGGCAGCCTTTATCATATTTGGCTCAATTTCTATGG gATCAACATTATTAATGATATTCTGGCCAAAACCAGAAGGAGTGAGAGAAAAAATGGAGCTGAAAGGGTTAACATATTAA
- the LOC128672468 gene encoding synaptic vesicle glycoprotein 2B-like isoform X2 — MTKFEEAFDLTGYGIFNYIVIFTTSLVLLYTMMESLAIGYVMTVAECDLSLTVIEKGLINSAAFIGILSTGIFWGYLSDNYGRRKVMLPALFCSTTCSLCSATFSYNFASMFTLRFITGCLVSASSATVFAFIGEMHNNAKRATAIMFASTAIGITFIVEPILGWVILSGTWSFQLFGLTISPWRVFMWTWSVPGLSAAIILLFLPESPRYLLANIGPEPALAVLSQMFAINMRKKRDEFPVSQITDASKVAARHGFKVAFLNLIHLGQPPLRRCVIISHICMFTVFMMNSALYTWLPDIFHVLYTNFQDPVSICEIMVDYYTNLNPNIERLMLTVTKECDEKIVHYMVYPTCMIMGILCSATYVTIGYVVKKWSKIKFYCWVLGVCSIMLTVSALIKMPPVAVVLYVIGVCSGATASLLSAITVEVFPTSVRALALCTLYMCGRLGAAVGSNLVGFAFHDNCEVLFMIMCLGTAASVLLLILWPDPKAVRANMESHGFVY, encoded by the exons ATGACAAAATTTGAGGAGGCGTTTGATTTAACcg GTTATGGAATCTTCAATTACATAGTGATCTTCACCACCAGCTTGGTGTTACTGTATACCATGATGGAGTCACTAGCCATCGGCTACGTCATGACTGTGGCTGAGTGCGACCTGTCTCTAACCGTCATAGAGAAAGGACTTATAAATTCTGCTGCTTTTATTG GTATTCTTTCAACGGGCATATTTTGGGGCTACTTGAGCGATAATTACGGCAGAAGGAAAGTCATGTTACCGGCTCTGTTCTGTTCTACTACTTGTTCCCTCTGCTCTGCCACTTTCTCCTATAACTTTGCCTCTATGTTTACTTTAAGATTCATCACAGGATGTTT AGTATCAGCATCTAGCGCAACAGTATTTGCTTTTATCGGTGAGATGCACAATAATGCAAAGAGAGCTACAGCAATAATGTTTGCGTCGACAGCGATTGGAATAACTTTCATAGTAGAGCCAA TTCTCGGCTGGGTCATCCTATCTGGCACCTGGAGTTTTCAGTTATTCGGCTTGACCATCAGCCCATGGAGAGTGTTCATGTGGACCTGGTCGGTGCCTGGTCTATCCGCTGCAATCATTCTATTGTTCCTGCCGGAAAGTCCAAG gtatCTACTGGCGAATATCGGTCCAGAACCCGCACTGGCAGTTTTAAGTCAAATGTTTGCAATTAACATGAGGAAGAAGAGAGACGAATTTCCC GTGTCACAAATCACTGATGCATCTAAGGTTGCAGCGAGGCATGGCTTCAAGGTTGCTTTCCTGAATCTAATCCATCTCGGCCAGCCGCCATTGAGACGCTGCGTCATCATATCACATATTTGCATGTTTACGGTTTTTATGAT GAACAGCGCCTTGTACACATGGCTGCCTGATATATTCCACGTTTTGTACACCAACTTCCAAGATCCAGTCAGCATCTGTGAGATCATGGTggattattatacaaatttaaat cctAATATCGAAAGACTCATGCTGACAGTGACCAAAGAGTGTGATGAGAAAATTGTTCACTATATGGTGTATCCCACTTGTATGATCATGGGTATTTTGTGTTCTGCGACTTACGTGACTATTGGTTACGTGGTCAAAAAATGGagcaaaatcaaattttact GTTGGGTGCTGGGAGTCTGCTCAATAATGCTGACCGTATCGGCGCTGATCAAGATGCCGCCAGTAGctgttgtattgtatgtaattgGTGTGTGTTCCGGCGCCACTGCTTCGTTGCTATCAGCCATTACAGTGGAGGTGTTCCCAACGAGTGTCAG GGCTCTCGCGCTATGTACACTGTACATGTGTGGTCGGCTCGGCGCCGCAGTGGGCTCCAATCTTGTGGGATTCGCGTTTCATGACAACTGTGAGGTCCTCTTCATGATCATGTGTTTAGGAACTGCCG CCTCCGTTTTGCTACTGATTTTGTGGCCAGACCCGAAGGCCGTGAGAGCGAATATGGAGTCGCACGGATTCGTTTATTGA
- the LOC128672468 gene encoding synaptic vesicle glycoprotein 2A-like isoform X4 yields MMESLAIGYVMTVAECDLSLTVIEKGLINSAAFIGILSTGIFWGYLSDNYGRRKVMLPALFCSTTCSLCSATFSYNFASMFTLRFITGCLVSASSATVFAFIGEMHNNAKRATAIMFASTAIGITFIVEPILGWVILSGTWSFQLFGLTISPWRVFMWTWSVPGLSAAIILLFLPESPRYLLANIGPEPALAVLSQMFAINMRKKRDEFPVSQITDASKVAARHGFKVAFLNLIHLGQPPLRRCVIISHICMFTVFMMNSALYTWLPDIFHVLYTNFQDPVSICEIMVDYYTNLNPNIERLMLTVTKECDEKIVHYMVYPTCMIMGILCSATYVTIGYVVKKWSKIKFYCWVLGVCSIMLTVSALIKMPPVAVVLYVIGVCSGATASLLSAITVEVFPTSVRALALCTLYMCGRLGAAVGSNLVGFAFHDNCEVLFMIMCLGTAASVLLLILWPDPKAVRANMESHGFVY; encoded by the exons ATGATGGAGTCACTAGCCATCGGCTACGTCATGACTGTGGCTGAGTGCGACCTGTCTCTAACCGTCATAGAGAAAGGACTTATAAATTCTGCTGCTTTTATTG GTATTCTTTCAACGGGCATATTTTGGGGCTACTTGAGCGATAATTACGGCAGAAGGAAAGTCATGTTACCGGCTCTGTTCTGTTCTACTACTTGTTCCCTCTGCTCTGCCACTTTCTCCTATAACTTTGCCTCTATGTTTACTTTAAGATTCATCACAGGATGTTT AGTATCAGCATCTAGCGCAACAGTATTTGCTTTTATCGGTGAGATGCACAATAATGCAAAGAGAGCTACAGCAATAATGTTTGCGTCGACAGCGATTGGAATAACTTTCATAGTAGAGCCAA TTCTCGGCTGGGTCATCCTATCTGGCACCTGGAGTTTTCAGTTATTCGGCTTGACCATCAGCCCATGGAGAGTGTTCATGTGGACCTGGTCGGTGCCTGGTCTATCCGCTGCAATCATTCTATTGTTCCTGCCGGAAAGTCCAAG gtatCTACTGGCGAATATCGGTCCAGAACCCGCACTGGCAGTTTTAAGTCAAATGTTTGCAATTAACATGAGGAAGAAGAGAGACGAATTTCCC GTGTCACAAATCACTGATGCATCTAAGGTTGCAGCGAGGCATGGCTTCAAGGTTGCTTTCCTGAATCTAATCCATCTCGGCCAGCCGCCATTGAGACGCTGCGTCATCATATCACATATTTGCATGTTTACGGTTTTTATGAT GAACAGCGCCTTGTACACATGGCTGCCTGATATATTCCACGTTTTGTACACCAACTTCCAAGATCCAGTCAGCATCTGTGAGATCATGGTggattattatacaaatttaaat cctAATATCGAAAGACTCATGCTGACAGTGACCAAAGAGTGTGATGAGAAAATTGTTCACTATATGGTGTATCCCACTTGTATGATCATGGGTATTTTGTGTTCTGCGACTTACGTGACTATTGGTTACGTGGTCAAAAAATGGagcaaaatcaaattttact GTTGGGTGCTGGGAGTCTGCTCAATAATGCTGACCGTATCGGCGCTGATCAAGATGCCGCCAGTAGctgttgtattgtatgtaattgGTGTGTGTTCCGGCGCCACTGCTTCGTTGCTATCAGCCATTACAGTGGAGGTGTTCCCAACGAGTGTCAG GGCTCTCGCGCTATGTACACTGTACATGTGTGGTCGGCTCGGCGCCGCAGTGGGCTCCAATCTTGTGGGATTCGCGTTTCATGACAACTGTGAGGTCCTCTTCATGATCATGTGTTTAGGAACTGCCG CCTCCGTTTTGCTACTGATTTTGTGGCCAGACCCGAAGGCCGTGAGAGCGAATATGGAGTCGCACGGATTCGTTTATTGA